In Nostoc sp. GT001, a genomic segment contains:
- a CDS encoding filamentous hemagglutinin N-terminal domain-containing protein, protein MSQNRSSCHWKLGIVSTLVIARVLIFAESFALAQIQKDATLGSESSIITPKLIDGQPIDQIDGGAVRGTSLLHSFEKFSISAGRTAHFNNAINIQNIISRVTGNSVSNIDGILKANGTANVFLINPNGIVFGTNASLNIGGSFVASTASSVNFADGTNFSATSSQTAPLLTESVPIGLQFGTNAAPIRNQSQASPNNTINTFGQGVGLQVQQGKTLALIGGNITLEGGNLTASGGRIELGSVAGNSLVGLNSTNQGWVLGYEGVQNFQNIELTQQSEIPSTIDTSGKGGGNIHLQGQRVLVTDGSQILALSLGTQPGGNLTVNASESVELGLNAFLSTGTFDTGNSGDINITTRKLIVKDGAQVLMFNLGSGLAGQLTINASDSVELIAGIPISPLPDGSDLTSSGLFSATYGTPNAGSIIINTGKLRIEGGAAISTSSEGILGRFSNQFIPATGDGGDLIVNASESVELIGTSANGSRLSSLFAGTQGTGNGGNLTLTTGQLIIKDGAAITVSSEARKNVNYQGDVPNLGLAGELNISARSILLDKGKLTSNSESGKGGDIAVQVRDLLLMRRNSQISTNAGGDKTGGNITINAPNGFLVATLFGNSDITANANFGSGGKIAIAAKNIFGFVPRTRAEVEIFDPKDINPNNISTSDITAFSQQNPSLSGTVQINSPDADPSKGLVELPVNLVDASQQIVASCSSGGKIGRSSFFTTGRGGIQADPTEPLIADDAVLADWIALPPESQNRAGGIQKKVVIQAQGYTEEKSQKVNSIDEPTQIVEAQGWIIDANGNVVLVAQVPTASPHNSSLVATFCGAN, encoded by the coding sequence ATGTCTCAAAATCGAAGCAGTTGCCACTGGAAGTTAGGAATAGTGAGTACTTTAGTAATTGCTAGAGTGCTCATTTTTGCTGAGAGTTTTGCCTTAGCTCAAATTCAAAAAGATGCCACACTTGGATCTGAAAGTTCGATCATTACACCAAAGCTCATTGATGGTCAGCCTATAGACCAGATTGATGGTGGAGCAGTTCGTGGTACAAGCTTGCTCCACAGCTTTGAAAAATTTTCTATCTCTGCGGGAAGGACAGCCCATTTTAACAATGCAATCAATATTCAGAACATTATCAGTCGGGTGACAGGCAATTCTGTTTCTAATATAGATGGCATTCTCAAAGCTAACGGTACAGCTAACGTATTTTTGATTAATCCTAACGGCATTGTTTTTGGTACCAATGCTTCTTTAAATATTGGCGGTTCATTTGTGGCGAGTACGGCGAGTAGTGTGAACTTTGCTGATGGTACAAACTTTAGTGCTACATCTAGTCAAACTGCACCTCTACTCACAGAAAGTGTTCCTATAGGTTTACAATTCGGAACAAATGCGGCGCCCATCCGCAATCAATCCCAAGCAAGTCCCAATAATACAATTAATACCTTCGGACAAGGTGTTGGTCTACAGGTGCAGCAAGGCAAAACCCTAGCACTTATAGGCGGTAATATAACGCTAGAGGGCGGAAATTTAACGGCAAGTGGGGGAAGAATTGAGTTAGGAAGCGTTGCTGGCAATAGTTTGGTTGGTCTGAATTCAACGAATCAAGGTTGGGTATTAGGATATGAAGGTGTTCAAAATTTTCAGAACATCGAACTCACCCAGCAAAGTGAGATTCCATCTACTATAGATACCAGTGGCAAAGGTGGCGGTAATATCCACCTGCAAGGACAACGAGTATTGGTGACTGACGGTTCACAAATTTTGGCTCTTAGCCTGGGAACGCAACCAGGAGGAAATTTGACAGTGAACGCTTCCGAATCTGTAGAACTTGGACTAAATGCGTTCTTGTCTACTGGAACTTTCGACACTGGAAACTCTGGAGATATAAATATCACTACCAGAAAGTTGATTGTCAAAGATGGAGCGCAAGTCTTAATGTTCAATCTGGGGTCGGGATTGGCGGGGCAATTGACCATCAACGCCTCAGATTCCGTAGAACTAATTGCAGGCATCCCCATTTCTCCTTTGCCAGATGGTAGTGATTTAACATCCAGTGGATTATTTAGTGCAACTTATGGCACTCCAAATGCTGGCAGCATAATAATTAATACTGGAAAGTTACGTATTGAGGGAGGGGCAGCAATATCAACAAGTTCTGAGGGTATACTTGGGCGTTTTTCTAACCAATTTATACCAGCTACAGGAGATGGAGGAGATTTGATAGTGAACGCCTCTGAGTCCGTAGAATTAATAGGAACCTCAGCAAATGGTTCTAGGCTCAGTAGCTTGTTTGCTGGGACTCAAGGGACTGGAAATGGCGGCAACTTGACCCTAACTACAGGGCAATTGATTATCAAAGATGGGGCGGCAATAACTGTCAGCAGTGAAGCTCGAAAAAATGTTAACTATCAAGGGGATGTACCCAATTTAGGTCTAGCAGGCGAACTCAATATAAGCGCTCGTTCCATTCTGCTGGATAAAGGAAAACTCACATCTAATAGTGAGTCAGGTAAGGGCGGTGACATTGCGGTACAGGTGCGGGACTTATTACTGATGCGTCGCAACAGTCAAATCTCTACTAATGCCGGAGGTGATAAAACTGGCGGTAATATCACCATCAATGCACCTAATGGCTTTCTCGTCGCCACTCTTTTCGGAAATAGCGATATTACCGCCAATGCCAACTTTGGTTCTGGTGGTAAAATTGCGATCGCCGCTAAGAATATCTTTGGATTTGTGCCACGCACCCGTGCAGAGGTGGAGATATTTGATCCAAAAGATATAAACCCGAATAACATCTCAACAAGTGACATCACTGCATTTTCTCAGCAAAACCCTTCATTAAGTGGCACTGTACAAATCAACTCACCAGATGCTGACCCCAGTAAAGGATTAGTGGAACTACCTGTAAATCTGGTTGATGCTTCGCAGCAAATTGTTGCTAGTTGTAGTTCTGGTGGAAAAATAGGAAGAAGTTCGTTTTTTACTACTGGGCGTGGAGGAATACAAGCCGATCCCACGGAGCCATTGATAGCTGATGATGCAGTGCTAGCAGATTGGATTGCCCTTCCTCCAGAGAGTCAGAATCGTGCTGGTGGTATTCAGAAAAAAGTGGTTATTCAGGCGCAGGGATACACAGAAGAAAAATCACAGAAGGTTAATTCTATCGATGAACCTACTCAAATTGTAGAAGCCCAAGGGTGGATTATAGATGCCAATGGGAATGTGGTTCTGGTTGCTCAAGTACCCACTGCATCGCCCCATAACTCCTCGCTCGTCGCTACATTTTGCGGTGCTAACTAA
- the hetR gene encoding heterocyst differentiation master regulator HetR, with protein MSNDIDLIKRLDPSAMDQIMLYLAFSAMRTSGHRHGAFLDAAATAAKCAIYMTYLEQGQNLRMTGHLHHLEPKRVKIIVEEVRQALTEGKLLKMLGSQEPRYLIQLPYVWLEKYPWQPGRSRVPGTSLTSEEKRQIEQKLPSNLPDAQLVSSFEFLDLIEFLHKRSQEDLPPEHQMPLSEALGEHIKRRLLYSGTVTRIDSPWGMPFYALTRLSYTPTDDEERTHITVEDTARYFRMMKNWAERRRNAMRLLEELDILPEKMDQAMEELDEVIRAWADKYHQDGGIAVVLQTAFGERED; from the coding sequence ATGAGTAACGACATAGATCTGATCAAACGTCTTGACCCCAGTGCGATGGATCAGATCATGCTTTATCTGGCTTTTAGTGCCATGCGGACGAGTGGGCACAGGCATGGGGCATTTTTAGACGCAGCCGCAACAGCAGCAAAGTGTGCAATTTACATGACCTATCTAGAGCAGGGACAAAACCTGCGAATGACAGGGCACTTGCATCACTTGGAGCCGAAACGAGTAAAAATTATTGTAGAAGAAGTCAGACAGGCACTAACAGAAGGCAAACTGTTAAAAATGCTTGGTTCTCAGGAACCTCGCTATTTAATTCAATTGCCTTATGTCTGGCTAGAAAAATATCCTTGGCAACCGGGGCGATCGCGCGTTCCTGGTACTAGTCTGACAAGTGAAGAAAAAAGACAAATTGAGCAGAAACTGCCCAGTAATTTACCTGATGCTCAGTTAGTTAGCTCCTTTGAGTTTCTGGATTTGATCGAGTTTTTACACAAGCGATCGCAAGAAGACTTGCCACCCGAACACCAAATGCCTTTGAGTGAAGCTTTGGGTGAGCATATTAAGCGCCGTCTGCTTTACTCAGGAACGGTAACACGCATTGATTCTCCTTGGGGAATGCCCTTCTATGCGCTTACCCGTCTTTCTTATACCCCAACAGACGATGAAGAACGTACACACATCACCGTGGAAGATACCGCTCGGTATTTCCGCATGATGAAAAATTGGGCAGAACGGCGACGAAACGCCATGCGCTTGCTGGAAGAACTTGATATTCTCCCAGAAAAAATGGATCAGGCTATGGAAGAATTAGATGAAGTTATCCGTGCCTGGGCAGACAAATATCACCAAGATGGTGGTATTGCAGTGGTTTTACAGACGGCTTTTGGTGAAAGAGAAGACTAG
- the rpsD gene encoding 30S ribosomal protein S4, with translation MSRYRGPRLRIVRRLGDLPGLTRKSARRAYPPGQHGQNRKKRSEYAIRLEEKQKLRFNYGLTEKQLLRYVRKARRVTGSTGQVLLQLLEMRLDNTVFRLGIAPTIPAARQLVNHGHVTVNGRVVNIASYQCRPGETIAVRDRAQSRKLVEANLQYPGLANLPSHLEFDKNKLVGKVNSVIEREWVALQVNELLVVEYYSRQA, from the coding sequence ATGTCCCGATATAGAGGGCCCCGCCTCAGAATTGTCCGCCGCTTGGGCGACTTACCAGGATTAACTCGTAAAAGTGCCAGACGCGCTTACCCACCTGGGCAGCATGGCCAGAATCGCAAGAAGCGCTCTGAGTATGCTATCCGTCTAGAGGAAAAGCAAAAGCTCCGCTTCAACTACGGTTTGACTGAAAAGCAATTGCTCCGCTATGTGCGGAAAGCCAGACGTGTTACTGGTTCTACCGGACAAGTGCTGCTGCAATTGCTGGAAATGCGCTTGGATAATACCGTTTTCCGCTTGGGTATAGCCCCGACTATCCCAGCGGCTCGTCAACTGGTAAATCACGGTCACGTAACTGTTAATGGTCGTGTAGTGAATATTGCCAGCTACCAATGCCGTCCTGGGGAAACAATTGCAGTCAGAGATCGGGCACAATCCCGGAAGTTGGTGGAAGCGAACTTGCAATATCCCGGTTTGGCTAACCTCCCCAGTCATTTGGAATTTGACAAAAATAAGTTGGTTGGTAAAGTCAACAGCGTTATTGAGCGCGAATGGGTGGCACTACAAGTTAATGAACTACTTGTGGTGGAATACTACTCACGACAAGCTTAA
- a CDS encoding filamentous hemagglutinin N-terminal domain-containing protein, whose product MSTRWVWFKGLGIAIIGTIAFSANSAIAQITQDDTLPNNSQVRLQGNITIIEGGTLSQSGRNLFHSFKEFSVIKNSIAEFKNADSVQNIISRVTGKSVSNIDGILKANGTANLFLINPNGIIFGPNSSLQIGGSFVASTASSLNFTDGTKFSATDPQTPPLLTVNVPNGLQFGTTAAFIHNQSQAPSSDDVTTNIPVGLQVQPNKTLALVGGDITLEGGNLTAASGRIELGSVASNSLVDLKPTDQGWILGYQGVQNFQDIRLTVDGNKIASQVSASNRDGSGGNIQIQGNLVELTGPVVLKTQTTGVGNGGDLTITSKKIIIRDGAQVSTTTLGKGDGGKLTLNASESVEVIGGFPLPDSNDRRPSGLLSSTTVAGKAGDININTGRLLIEDGGQVATDSTALEQIAGTGKGGNLTVNASSVELIGSLTSASTGLFASTNTSGDAGNVIIDTKELIIRNGAKVTVSSQLLPDYFKYTEDVFSSGKAGDLNITARSILLDNQGSLTSDSELGRGGNISLQVQDLLLIRGNSQITTNARGDGDGGNITIKAPNGFLAASLLGNSDITANTVSGSGGKITITAKNIFGFVPRTGADVEKLDPKEKDPNNLQTNDITAFSQQNPSLNGTVQINSPDADLSRGLVELPVNLVDASRQIAASCSSGGKIARSSFITTGRGGLVADPTQPLIADDAVLADWIALPPESRNRAGGIKKRAVVQAQRNTEVKSQKVNSVNEPIQIVEAQGWVMDANGNVVLVAQVPTELPHNSSLTPTSCPAH is encoded by the coding sequence ATGAGTACTCGTTGGGTCTGGTTTAAAGGTCTAGGAATTGCCATCATTGGTACAATAGCCTTTTCTGCAAACTCTGCTATTGCCCAAATTACCCAGGATGATACTTTACCTAATAATTCTCAAGTTAGACTACAGGGTAATATCACAATTATTGAAGGTGGAACCCTATCCCAAAGTGGACGCAATCTATTCCACAGTTTTAAGGAGTTTTCCGTAATTAAAAATAGCATTGCTGAATTTAAAAATGCTGACAGTGTTCAGAACATTATTAGCCGGGTAACAGGTAAGTCTGTTTCTAATATTGATGGCATTCTTAAAGCTAATGGTACAGCCAACCTATTTTTGATTAATCCTAACGGAATAATTTTTGGTCCCAATTCTTCTTTACAAATTGGCGGCTCATTTGTGGCGAGTACAGCGAGTAGCCTAAACTTTACCGATGGAACTAAATTTAGTGCCACAGATCCACAAACCCCACCTCTGCTAACGGTAAATGTTCCCAATGGCTTACAATTCGGCACAACTGCGGCGTTCATCCACAATCAATCTCAAGCACCTAGCTCAGATGACGTGACAACTAATATACCTGTTGGTCTACAAGTACAGCCAAATAAAACCTTGGCACTTGTAGGTGGCGACATAACTCTGGAGGGCGGAAATTTAACAGCAGCGTCAGGACGAATTGAGTTAGGAAGTGTTGCTAGTAATAGTCTGGTCGACCTTAAACCAACAGACCAAGGTTGGATTTTAGGATATCAAGGTGTCCAGAATTTCCAAGATATTCGATTAACTGTTGACGGTAATAAGATTGCATCTCAGGTCAGTGCTAGTAATAGAGATGGCAGTGGCGGCAATATCCAAATCCAGGGTAACTTAGTGGAACTAACTGGTCCTGTAGTTTTAAAAACTCAGACTACGGGTGTTGGAAATGGCGGAGATTTAACGATTACTAGCAAGAAAATAATCATTCGGGATGGAGCACAAGTAAGCACTACTACTTTGGGCAAGGGTGATGGAGGAAAGTTGACCTTAAATGCTTCAGAATCTGTGGAGGTGATTGGTGGCTTTCCCTTGCCAGATAGTAATGATAGACGACCTAGTGGATTGTTGAGTTCAACTACTGTTGCCGGAAAGGCGGGTGACATAAATATTAACACTGGCAGGTTACTTATTGAAGATGGGGGACAGGTAGCAACAGATTCTACTGCATTAGAGCAAATAGCTGGTACAGGAAAAGGAGGAAATTTGACTGTAAACGCCTCTTCGGTAGAGCTAATTGGAAGCTTAACAAGTGCGTCCACTGGTTTGTTTGCTTCTACAAATACTTCTGGAGATGCGGGTAATGTAATAATTGATACAAAAGAATTAATTATCCGGAACGGAGCTAAAGTAACTGTGAGCAGTCAACTTCTTCCAGACTATTTCAAATACACAGAGGATGTATTTAGCTCAGGAAAAGCAGGCGATCTCAATATCACTGCTAGATCGATTCTTCTGGACAATCAAGGAAGTCTCACATCTGATAGTGAATTAGGTCGGGGCGGTAATATTTCGCTACAGGTGCAGGACTTATTACTGATACGCGGCAACAGTCAAATAACCACTAACGCCAGGGGTGATGGAGATGGCGGTAATATTACTATCAAAGCACCTAATGGTTTCCTTGCCGCCAGTCTCTTAGGAAATAGCGATATCACCGCCAACACCGTCTCTGGCTCTGGTGGTAAAATCACAATCACTGCTAAGAACATCTTTGGTTTTGTACCCCGCACAGGTGCAGACGTAGAGAAGCTTGATCCAAAAGAAAAAGACCCAAATAATCTCCAAACAAATGACATCACGGCGTTTTCTCAGCAAAACCCTTCATTAAATGGCACTGTACAAATCAACTCACCAGATGCTGATCTCAGTAGGGGATTAGTGGAACTACCCGTAAATCTGGTTGATGCTTCGCGGCAAATTGCTGCTAGTTGTAGTTCTGGTGGAAAAATAGCAAGAAGTTCATTTATTACCACTGGACGTGGAGGACTAGTAGCCGATCCCACCCAGCCATTGATAGCTGATGATGCAGTGCTAGCAGATTGGATCGCGCTACCTCCAGAGAGTCGGAATCGTGCTGGCGGTATTAAGAAAAGAGCCGTTGTTCAGGCGCAGCGAAACACAGAAGTAAAATCACAGAAAGTTAATTCTGTCAACGAACCTATTCAAATTGTAGAAGCCCAAGGCTGGGTAATGGATGCCAATGGGAACGTAGTTCTGGTTGCTCAAGTACCTACAGAATTGCCCCATAATTCCTCGCTCACCCCTACATCTTGCCCTGCTCATTAA
- the moaA gene encoding GTP 3',8-cyclase MoaA, whose amino-acid sequence MNQVDYLRISLIDRCNFRCQYCMPEGVELDYILKQQLLTDEELLTLIQEVFIPVGFNRFRLTGGEPLLRPRVVDLVGAIANLPQTQDISMTTNGFLLAPMAQNLYNAGLRRINISLDSLDPDIFDQIIGNQGRSRWQQVWQGIQAAHQVGFDPLKLNVVVIPGVNDHEVLDLAALTIEKQWHVRFIEFMPIGNVHLFGDRGWVSSADLRERIRDRWGLTESQVRGAGPADVFQIPNAKGTLGFISQMSECFCDRCNRMRLSADGWLRPCLLNETGQIDLKTALRSGVSTAQLQEQVRHLLGIKPEINFKQRDSGISGIYTRTMSQIGG is encoded by the coding sequence ATGAACCAGGTAGACTACCTCCGCATAAGCTTAATCGATCGCTGCAATTTTCGTTGTCAGTACTGTATGCCAGAGGGAGTAGAACTGGACTATATTCTCAAGCAACAGTTATTGACTGATGAGGAACTACTCACCTTAATTCAAGAAGTATTTATTCCAGTAGGCTTTAATCGGTTTCGTTTGACTGGGGGAGAACCCTTGTTGCGTCCGCGTGTGGTGGATTTAGTCGGTGCGATCGCAAATTTACCCCAAACTCAAGATATCTCAATGACCACCAACGGTTTTTTGCTGGCTCCGATGGCGCAAAACCTCTACAATGCTGGTCTGCGACGAATTAATATTAGTCTGGACTCTCTCGATCCCGACATTTTTGACCAAATTATCGGTAATCAGGGGCGTTCTCGTTGGCAACAAGTTTGGCAGGGGATTCAAGCTGCCCATCAAGTCGGATTCGACCCCCTGAAGCTGAATGTAGTGGTGATTCCTGGCGTTAATGACCACGAAGTTCTCGATTTAGCCGCCCTGACAATTGAAAAACAGTGGCACGTTCGATTTATTGAATTTATGCCCATTGGTAATGTGCATTTGTTTGGCGATCGCGGTTGGGTATCTTCAGCCGATTTACGAGAACGTATTCGCGATCGCTGGGGCTTGACAGAATCACAAGTTCGTGGTGCTGGCCCTGCTGATGTCTTTCAAATTCCCAATGCGAAGGGGACACTAGGATTTATTAGTCAAATGTCAGAATGTTTTTGCGATCGTTGTAATCGGATGCGCCTGAGTGCTGATGGGTGGCTGCGTCCCTGTTTATTAAATGAAACTGGTCAAATAGATTTAAAAACTGCTCTGCGTTCTGGTGTCAGCACCGCTCAATTACAAGAGCAGGTCAGACATTTACTCGGAATCAAGCCAGAAATTAACTTTAAACAACGTGATTCTGGCATTTCAGGTATATACACCCGTACCATGTCGCAAATTGGCGGATGA